One window from the genome of Podospora pseudocomata strain CBS 415.72m chromosome 6, whole genome shotgun sequence encodes:
- the MCM3 gene encoding MCM DNA helicase complex subunit (EggNog:ENOG503NXER; COG:L): protein MDYEMLRDNAAQDRVRQAMEFLDPHDQHVKGYRADIITMLQKNQRRLVVNIDRVRDHNPEMAEGLLYDPFDFTLAFNHALKSIVKALPQARKDQTDDDVLYYCAFAGSFGLNTCNPRSLGSQHLNSMVSIEGIVTRCSLIRPKIVKSVHYNETKNIFQWKEYRDQTMTNGATTTSVYPHEDNEGNPLITEYGLCTYRDHQTISIQEMPERAPAGQLPRGVDVILDDDLVDKVKPGDRVQLVGIFRTLGNRNTNHNSALFKTVLLANNVVLLSTKSGGGIATAAITDTDIRNINKIAKKSKVFELLSQSLAPSIFGHDYIKKAILLMLLGGMEKNLENGTHLRGDINILMVGDPSTAKSQLLRFVLNTAPLAIATTGRGSSGVGLTAAVTSDKETGERRLEAGAMVMADRGVVCIDEFDKMSDVDRVAIHEVMEQQTVTIAKAGIHTSLNARCSVIAAANPIFGQYDTHKDPHKNINLPDSLLSRFDLLFVVTDDIEDTRDRQVSEHVLRMHRYRQPGTEEGAPVRENAGQALNVALNQQADVQRPTDVYEKYDAMLHVGIKATGRGSNRKHEILSIPFMKKYIQYAKTRIKPVLTQEASDRIAEIYVGLRNDDMEGNQRKTSPMTVRTLETLIRLSTAHAKARLSNRVEERDALAAESILRFALFKEVIEDESRKKRRKTRPLADEKTDSESSDDSDGDETAAAARSRSARVSQRANGGARRVNGRNQRSTPPEVEVEAAEEGEEEEEDVYNATPRRTGRSTRSSQPSFASSIPASQLETQEEDEDMASRAAGLTVEEEEEQEEEQEGISEQRLEVFRRTLGQLLGTDLFEDDSARVDELIGAVNEKAEGPKFGKAEAILALKEMDSRNQIMYTDGDLVYKI, encoded by the exons ATGGACTACGAAATGCTCCGCGACAATGCGGCCCAAGACCGGGTGCGCCAGGCCATGGAGTTTCTCGATCCCC ATGACCAACACGTCAAGGGCTACAGAGCAGACATCATCACGATGCTGCAAAAAAACCAGCGCCGGCTTGTCGTTAACATCGACCGAGTCCGCGATCACAACCCCGAGATGGCCGAGGGCCTCCTCTACGACCCCTTCGACTTCACCCTCGCCTTCAACCACGCCCTCAAGTCTATCGTCAAGGCCCTCCCACAAGCCCGCAAGGACCAGACGGACGACGACGTGCTGTACTACTGCGCCTTTGCCGGCAGTTTTGGTTTGAACACTTGCAACCCGCGGAGTTTGGGGTCGCAGCACTTGAACAGCATGGTCTCCATCGAGGGCATCGTCACCCGCTGCTCGCTGATCAGACCCAAGATCGTCAAGAGCGTGCACTACAACGAGACGAAGAATATTTTCCAGTGGAAGGAATACCGCGACCAGACGATGACCAACGGCGCGACGACCACGTCGGTGTATCCCCACGAGGACAACGAGGGGAACCCGCTGATCACAGAGTATGGGCTCTGCACGTACAGGGATCACCAGACGATTTCGATCCAGGAGATGCCCGAGCGGGCGCCTGCGGGGCAGCtgccgaggggggtggatgtgatTTTGGATGATGACCTGGTGGACAAGGTCAAGCCGGGAGACAGAGTCCAGCTGGTGGGCATCTTCAGGACGCTGGGGAACAGaaacaccaaccacaacagcgCGCTGTTCAAGACGGTGCTGCTGGCGAATAATGTCGTGTTGCTGTCGACCAAGTCGGGGGGTGGGATCGCCACGGCGGCGATTACGGATACCGACATCAGGAACATCAACAAGATTGCGAAAAAGTCAAAGGTGTTTGAGCTGTTGAGCCAGTCGCTGGCGCCGAGCATTTTCGGGCATGATTacatcaagaaggcgattttgctgatgctgctgggggggatggagaagAATCTGGAGAATGGGACGCACCTGAGGGGTGATATCAACATTTTGATGGTGGGTGACCCTTCGACGGCCAAGTCGCAGCTGTTGAGGTTTGTGTTGAATACGGCGCCGTTGGCAAttgccaccaccggcagGGGGTCGTCGGGTGTGGGCTTGACGGCTGCGGTGACGAGCGACAAGGAaacgggggagaggaggttggaggcggGTGCGATGGTTATGGCGGACAGGGGCGTGGTCTGTATCGATGAGTTTGACAAGATGAGCGACGTGGATCGGGTGGCTATCCACGAGGTTATGGAACAGCAGACGGTTACGATTGCAAAGGCGGGGATTCACACTTCGTTGAACGCGAGGTGCAGCGTcattgctgctgccaacccCATCTTTGGGCAGTATGATACCCACAAGGACCCTCACAagaacatcaacctcccggATTCGCTGCTGTCCCGTTTCGacttgttgtttgttgtcaCCGACGACATTGAGGACACGAGGGATAGGCAGGTGTCGGAGCATGTGTTGCGTATGCACCGCTACCGCCAGCCCGGCACGGAAGAAGGCGCCCCTGTTCGGGAGAACGCGGGCCAGGCTCTCAACGTGGCGCTTAACCAGCAGGCTGATGTTCAGCGCCCGACGGATGTGTACGAGAAGTACGACGCGATGCTTCACGTGGGCATCAAGGCTACCGGCAGGGGAAGCAACAGGAAGCACGAGATCCTCTCGATCCCGTTCATGAAGAAGTACATCCAATACGCCAAGACCCGCATCAAGCCGGTCTTGACTCAGGAAGCCTCGGACCGCATCGCCGAGATCTACGTCGGGTTGCGTAACGATGATATGGAGGGCAACCAGCGCAAGACCTCCCCCATGACGGTCCGCACTCTCGAAACCCTCATCCGTCTGTCGACCGCTCACGCCAAGGCGAGGTTGTCGAATCGCGTCGAGGAACGGGACGCCCTCGCCGCGGAATCCATCCTGAGATTTGCCCTCTTCAAGGAGGTGATTGAGGATGAAtcgagaaagaagaggagaaagacCCGCCCTCTGGCGGACGAGAAGACGGACAGCGAATCCTCTGACGACTCGGACGGCGACGAgaccgccgccgctgctaGATCCCGCTCTGCTCGCGTGTCCCAGAGGGCGAACGGTGGTGCAAGGAGGGTCAATGGTAGAAATCAGAGGAGCACACCgcctgaggttgaggttgaggctgccgaggagggagaggaggaggaagaggatgtttACAACGCCACGCCTAGACGGACAGGCCggtcgacgaggagctcTCAGCCCTCGTTTGCGAGCTCGATTCCTGCTTCTCAGCTGGAGacgcaggaggaggatgaggatatggCGTCCAGAGCGGCGGGGCTCacggttgaggaggaggaggagcaggaggaggagcaggaggggaTTAGTGAGCAGCGCCTTGAGGTGTTTAGACGGACGTTGGGTCAGCTTCTGGGAACGGATCTGTTTGAGGATGATTCGGCGAGGGTGGATGAGTTGATTGGCGCTGTGAACGAGAAGGCCGAGGGGCCAAAGTTTGGAAAGGCCGAGGCGATACTGGcgttgaaggagatggatAGTCGGAACCAGATCAT GTACACTGATGGTGATTTGGTTTACAAGAtttga